Proteins from one Anastrepha obliqua isolate idAnaObli1 chromosome 2, idAnaObli1_1.0, whole genome shotgun sequence genomic window:
- the LOC129238401 gene encoding tRNA (cytosine(34)-C(5))-methyltransferase: MGRNRKSNPFAAKKRQKRENQGVDPRPVRQEPYEDIKRDNAAFIKYYQLQNICADESEWEQFLTKIRDNLPVTFRVTGFRGEAKALLGIIETELFADYVDSVAELHGISKEEVERPLPLPWYPDGLAYQLQLTRKDIRRSEPLFRLHNFLITETNAGSINRQEAVSMIPPLVLDVQPTDKVLDMCAAPGSKTAQLIEALHSAPEKHKIPPGFVVANDVDNNRCYMLVHQAKRLNSPCFVVTNHDSSFFPNLLQTEADGSKSILKFNKILCDVPCSGDGTLRKNPDIWTKWNLAQAYNLHGIQYRITRRGAEMLSVGGRLVYSTCSLNPIENEAVLQRIIADADGALEIVDAAHLVPGLKFKPGMTSWKLATKEVDQVFTSFDEVPEKYHTVIRPNMFPLPKEQIEKIGLEKCIRVLPHLQDSGGFFVAVIEKRRQLPFEKNDLKALLEKPKPEVKLDENGQPIEEKSVPWGPQRKRRRLHGYKEDPYVFFEEQDADWDELKSFFALDDTLNKRCLLTRCITDKKKNIYYCSEPIRDMVLLNEDTIKIINTGVKTFVRCENRHTSHPFRLAQEGLQTTNAFMGAIRRIVISREDLILLLNCTDPTKPPSTMQLAPETQERCKELGVGSCILKYEDPRFTLFLVGWRGSSSLRAYVDTNETVHVLRLLGADISKFEVNKYEKAKEAAAAAAAAAAIAAEAKEVTADVKETAVELPEDIAMVSSDAVNEANAVNEANAVPVAE, encoded by the exons atgggtcGTAACAGAAAATCGAATCCGTTTGCAGCGAAGAAACGTCAAAAGCGTGAGAAT CAGGGTGTCGACCCCAGGCCGGTGCGCCAGGAACCTTACGAGGATATCAAACGTGATAATGCTGCTTTCATTAAATACTATCAGCTGCAAAATATATGCGCTGATGAGTCAGAATGGGAACAATTTCTAACCAAAATACGCGATAACCTGCCAGTTACATTCCGTGTGACTGGTTTTCGCGGTGAAGCGAAAGCTTTACTCGGTATTATCGAGACTGAGTTGTTTGCTGACTATGTGGATAGCGTTGCCGAATTGCATGGCATTTCAAAAGAAGAGGTAGAACGTCCATTACCATTGCCTTGGTATCCAGATGGTTTGGCCTATCAGCTACAATTGACACGCAAAGATATCCGCCGCTCGGAGCCACTATTCCGTTTGCACAATTTTCTTATAACTGAGACAAATGCTGGTAGTATAAATCGCCAGGAGGCCGTCTCGATGATACCACCGTTAGTATTGGATGTACAACCAACCGATAAAGTGCTGGATATGTGCGCAGCGCCGGGCTCGAAGACGGCGCAGCTCATTGAGGCGCTTCATAGTGCGCCGGAAAAGCATAAAATACCACCGGGCTTCGTAGTGGCAAATGATGTAGACAATAACCGCTGTTACATGTTGGTACATCAAGCGAAAAGGCTGAATTCACCCTGTTTTGTGGTAACCAATCATGACAGCAGTTTCTTTCCAAATTTGCTG CAAACCGAAGCCGATGGTAGTAAATCCattttgaaattcaataaaattttgtgcgATGTTCCATGTTCAGGCGATGGTACGCTGCGCAAAAATCCCGACATTTGGACGAAATGGAATTTAGCGCAGGCGTATAATTTGCATGG taTTCAATACCGCATCACACGCCGTGGCGCTGAAATGCTCAGCGTCGGTGGCCGTTTGGTCTACTCGACATGTTCACTAAATCCTATTGAAAATGAGGCTGTGTTGCAACGGATTATTGCTGATGCAGATGGTGCATTAGAAATTGTGGATGCTGCGCATTTAGTGCCAGGCTTGAAATTTAAGCCCGGCATGACAAGTTGGAAACTAGCAACGAAGGAAGTTGATCAAGTATTTACCAGTTTCGATGAGGTGCCTGAGAAATACCACACTGTCATAAGACCCAACATGTTTCCACTGCCGAAGgagcaaattgaaaaaatcggtTTGGAAAAATG CATTCGCGTGTTGCCGCACCTACAAGACTCTGGTGGCTTCTTTGTCGCTGTCATTGAAAAACGTCGCCAATTGCCATTCGAGAAGAACGATTTGAAAGCGTTACTCGAAAAACCCAAACCCGAAGTAAAATTAGATGAGAATGGCCAACCAATTGAAGAGAAATCTGTGCCATGGGGACCGCAACGCAAGCGTCGTCGTCTGCACGGTTATAAAGAAGATCCATATGTATTCTTCGAGGAACAGGACGCCGATTGGGATGAGTTGAAATCGTTCTTTGCGCTCGACGATACGCTTAATAAGCGTTGCTTGCTAACACGCTGCATCAccgataagaaaaaaaacatctaTTACTGCTCCGAACCCATACGTGATATGGTGCTGTTGAATGAGGACACAATTAAGATCATAAATACAGGTGTGAAAACATTTGTGCGCTGTGAGAACCGTCACACGTCGCATCCGTTTCGTTTGGCGCAGGAAGGACTGCAGACGACAAACGCATTTATGGGTGCAATTCGTCGTATAGTAATCTCAAGAGAAGATTTAattttactgctcaattgcacAGATCCAACTAAGCCACCTTCAACGATGCAACTAGCGCCGGAAACACAGGAGCGTTGCAAGGAATTAG GTGTTGGCAGCTGCATTTTGAAATATGAAGATCCACGTTTCACACTATTTCTTGTGGGCTGGCGCGGCTCTTCAAGTTTACGCGCCTATGTAGATACAAATGAGACAGTGCATGTTCTGCGTTTACTGGGTGCCGATATAAGCAAGTTTG AAGTCAACAAGTATGAAAAGGCTAAAGAGGCTGCGGCtgcagcagcggcagcggcagcgATTGCTGCTGAGGCTAAAGAAGTAACTGCTGATGTAAAGGAAACGGCTGTGGAACTACCAGAGGATATTGCTATGGTATCGAGTGACGCGGTCAATGAAGCGAACGCGGTCAATGAAGCGAACGCGGTGCCAGTCGCTGAATAA
- the LOC129238795 gene encoding augmin complex subunit dgt4: MSGTSATPTSASSAASVSPSADNTGMEDIQYLLYLETLRRFRDDETNIKRQVDEKTRQYLEVKENYLQLYAKYVKLTTLAATRCALLTDNPLPIATVTAANNEIDAAARKLASGDMMESINEVDVVQCRDKLSACKTHEKLKQLKRELAESKTTVRAIQTSAETVDATIETATLQSLDNFVGEVGENRLKKTPLRNLFTNK, translated from the coding sequence atgtccGGCACAAGTGCGACACCAACATCCGCCAGCAGTGCGGCCTCCGTTTCACCTAGCGCCGACAATACTGGAATGGAGGATATCCAGTATTTGCTCTACTTGGAGACTTTACGTCGGTTTCGTGACGATGAGACGAATATTAAGCGCCAAGTGGACGAAAAAACTCGACAGTATTTGgaagttaaagaaaattatttacaattataTGCCAAGTACGTGAAGCTAACGACTTTAGCTGCTACACGTTGTGCTTTGTTAACCGATAATCCCTTACCGATTGCAACAGTTACAGCCGCGAATAACGAAATCGATGCTGCGGCACGTAAACTAGCCTCTGGTGATATGATGGAGTCAATCAATGAAGTAGACGTTGTACAATGCAGGGATAAATTGAGCGCTTGCAAAACACATGAGAAACTAAAGCAATTGAAACGAGAATTGGCTGAGAGCAAAACCACTGTGCGTGCCATACAAACGTCTGCCGAAACTGTGGATGCCACTATTGAGACGGCAACGCTGCAAAGCCTGGACAACTTTGTAGGGGAAGTTGGTGAAAACAGGCTAAAGAAAACACCATTGCGAAATTTATTTACGAATAAGTAA
- the LOC129238794 gene encoding histone acetyltransferase Tip60 isoform X2, which translates to MKVTQKIEFDEDVSSICESTGALTEGCRLPVRMHKTEDWPLAEVVSIKDLDGKRQFYVHYVDFNKRLDEWVTEEDVDTRKVQFPRRDGTQTGASTGVTTPKKHHSSLPGSVSRPTSPQPAASNEMVNGNAVLAAALQKKINRKRKLNSVPAPPLAVVPEIPPPIITPAPTPAPIVVIPTTPVPVSVSEEASQDGKNATPRQSGSMVIHQDDVVTRMKNVEMIELGKHRIKPWYFSPYPQELCQMPCIYICEFCLKYRKSRKCLERHLAKCNLRHPPGNEIYRKHTISFFEIDGRKNKVYAQNLCLLAKLFLDHKTLYYDTDPFLFYVMTEFDSRGFHIVGYFSKEKESTEDYNVACILTMPPYQRKGYGKLLIEFSYELSKFEGKTGSPEKPLSDLGLLSYRSYWAQTILEIFISQKPTSDGEKPTITINDICECTSIKKEDVISTLQNLNLINYYKGQYIVCISRDIIDQHKKAMDKRKIRIDSKCLHWTPKDWSKRSK; encoded by the exons ATGAAAGTAACACAAAAAATTGAGTTTGACGAAGATGTCTCATCGATTTGTGAGTCTACG GGTGCGCTCACGGAAGGCTGCAGGCTACCAGTGCGTATGCACAAAACTGAAGACTGGCCACTTGCAGAAGTTGTAAGCATTAAGGATCTTGACGGCAAAAGACAGTTCTATGTGCACTATGTTGATT TTAATAAACGGCTTGACGAATGGGTTACCGAAGAGGACGTAGACACACGCAAGGTACAATTCCCACGACGCGATGGTACTCAAACAGGTGCCAGCACAGGCGTAACTACACCAAAGAAACACCACTCATCTCTTCCAGGCAGCGTTTCAAGACCCACATCCCCGCAACCAGCTGCTAGCAATGAAATGGTAAATGGGAATGCTGTGTTAGCCGCAGCGTTGCAGAAGAAAATTAACCGCAAAAGGAAG CTAAATTCTGTACCAGCGCCACCACTTGCCGTAGTGCCTGAAATACCGCCACCTATTATAACACCCGCGCCAACGCCCGCACCTATTGTTGTTATACCCACCACCCCAGTGCCGGTGTCTGTGTCTGAGGAAGCTTCACAAGATGGCAAAAATGCGACACCCCGCCAATCAGGCAGCATGGTTATACATCAGGATGAtgtagtgacgcgcatgaaaaatgttgaaatgatCGAATTGGGCAAACACCGAATAAAACCCTGGTATTTCTCACCGTATCCACAG GAATTATGCCAAATGccgtgtatttacatatgtgagTTCTGCCTAAAGTACCGTAAAAGTCGGAAATGTCTTGAACGCCATTTAGCGAAATGCAATCTTAGGCATCCGCCTGGCAATGAGATCTATCGTAAACACACGAtttcttttttcgaaattgacGGACGTAAAAATAAAGTCTACGCCCAAAATTTATGTCTACTGGCCAAACTCTTTCTGGATCACAAAACACTTTATTACGACACCGACCCTTTTCTGTTTTATGTTATGACTGAATTCGATTCGCGTGGCTTCCACATAGTCGGCTATTTTTCAAAGGAGAAAGAGAGCACAGAGGACTACAATGTTGCTTGTATACTTACAATGCCTCCGTATCAGCGTAAGGGTTACGGCAAACTATTAATTGAATTCAGCTATGAGCTTTCCAAGTTTGAAGGGAAAACTGGTTCGCCAGAAAAACCCCTGTCAGATTTGGGCTTACTTTCGTATCGTTCCTATTGGGCGCAAACAATTTTGGAGATTTTCATAAGCCAAAAGCCAACGAGCGATGGCGAGAAACCAACCATTACAATCAA TGATATCTGTGAATGCACTTCCATCAAGAAAGAGGATGTTATATCAACATTACAAAATTTGAATCTTATCAACTATTACAAAGGCCAGTATATAGTTTGCATCAGTCGAGACATAATTGATCAACACAAAAAAGCAATGGACAAACGTAAAATTCGCATCGATTCCAAATGTCTACACTGGACGCCCAAAGATTGGTCTAAGCGCTCCAAGTG A
- the LOC129238794 gene encoding histone acetyltransferase Tip60 isoform X1 produces MKVTQKIEFDEDVSSICESTGALTEGCRLPVRMHKTEDWPLAEVVSIKDLDGKRQFYVHYVDFNKRLDEWVTEEDVDTRKVQFPRRDGTQTGASTGVTTPKKHHSSLPGSVSRPTSPQPAASNEMVNGNAVLAAALQKKINRKRKLNSVPAPPLAVVPEIPPPIITPAPTPAPIVVIPTTPVPVSVSEEASQDGKNATPRQSGSMVIHQDDVVTRMKNVEMIELGKHRIKPWYFSPYPQELCQMPCIYICEFCLKYRKSRKCLERHLAKCNLRHPPGNEIYRKHTISFFEIDGRKNKVYAQNLCLLAKLFLDHKTLYYDTDPFLFYVMTEFDSRGFHIVGYFSKEKESTEDYNVACILTMPPYQRKGYGKLLIEFSYELSKFEGKTGSPEKPLSDLGLLSYRSYWAQTILEIFISQKPTSDGEKPTITINDICECTSIKKEDVISTLQNLNLINYYKGQYIVCISRDIIDQHKKAMDKRKIRIDSKCLHWTPKDWSKRSKW; encoded by the exons ATGAAAGTAACACAAAAAATTGAGTTTGACGAAGATGTCTCATCGATTTGTGAGTCTACG GGTGCGCTCACGGAAGGCTGCAGGCTACCAGTGCGTATGCACAAAACTGAAGACTGGCCACTTGCAGAAGTTGTAAGCATTAAGGATCTTGACGGCAAAAGACAGTTCTATGTGCACTATGTTGATT TTAATAAACGGCTTGACGAATGGGTTACCGAAGAGGACGTAGACACACGCAAGGTACAATTCCCACGACGCGATGGTACTCAAACAGGTGCCAGCACAGGCGTAACTACACCAAAGAAACACCACTCATCTCTTCCAGGCAGCGTTTCAAGACCCACATCCCCGCAACCAGCTGCTAGCAATGAAATGGTAAATGGGAATGCTGTGTTAGCCGCAGCGTTGCAGAAGAAAATTAACCGCAAAAGGAAG CTAAATTCTGTACCAGCGCCACCACTTGCCGTAGTGCCTGAAATACCGCCACCTATTATAACACCCGCGCCAACGCCCGCACCTATTGTTGTTATACCCACCACCCCAGTGCCGGTGTCTGTGTCTGAGGAAGCTTCACAAGATGGCAAAAATGCGACACCCCGCCAATCAGGCAGCATGGTTATACATCAGGATGAtgtagtgacgcgcatgaaaaatgttgaaatgatCGAATTGGGCAAACACCGAATAAAACCCTGGTATTTCTCACCGTATCCACAG GAATTATGCCAAATGccgtgtatttacatatgtgagTTCTGCCTAAAGTACCGTAAAAGTCGGAAATGTCTTGAACGCCATTTAGCGAAATGCAATCTTAGGCATCCGCCTGGCAATGAGATCTATCGTAAACACACGAtttcttttttcgaaattgacGGACGTAAAAATAAAGTCTACGCCCAAAATTTATGTCTACTGGCCAAACTCTTTCTGGATCACAAAACACTTTATTACGACACCGACCCTTTTCTGTTTTATGTTATGACTGAATTCGATTCGCGTGGCTTCCACATAGTCGGCTATTTTTCAAAGGAGAAAGAGAGCACAGAGGACTACAATGTTGCTTGTATACTTACAATGCCTCCGTATCAGCGTAAGGGTTACGGCAAACTATTAATTGAATTCAGCTATGAGCTTTCCAAGTTTGAAGGGAAAACTGGTTCGCCAGAAAAACCCCTGTCAGATTTGGGCTTACTTTCGTATCGTTCCTATTGGGCGCAAACAATTTTGGAGATTTTCATAAGCCAAAAGCCAACGAGCGATGGCGAGAAACCAACCATTACAATCAA TGATATCTGTGAATGCACTTCCATCAAGAAAGAGGATGTTATATCAACATTACAAAATTTGAATCTTATCAACTATTACAAAGGCCAGTATATAGTTTGCATCAGTCGAGACATAATTGATCAACACAAAAAAGCAATGGACAAACGTAAAATTCGCATCGATTCCAAATGTCTACACTGGACGCCCAAAGATTGGTCTAAGCGCTCCAAGTGGTAA
- the LOC129238880 gene encoding eukaryotic translation initiation factor 3 subunit G-1 — MPGVDTIKSSWADEVELDYGGLPPTTETVENGYKYVTEYKYNKDDKKVKVVRTYKISKQVVPKTVAKRRTWAKFGDSKNDKPGPNSQTTMVSEEIFMQFLNSKEEEKANDQLLDPSKNIAKCRICNGEHWSVNCPYKGTAMDTNLMEKKAAAAATAAVEAPKSGKYVPPFLKDSQKGGLGMRGRDDTAAIRISNLSESMTEADLDELVKKIGQHSKMYLARDKNTGLCKGFAYVHFKQRKDAAAAIEILNGHGYDHLILNVEWSKPQTN; from the coding sequence ATGCCCGGCGTTGACACAATTAAATCTTCTTGGGCCGATGAGGTCGAGCTCGACTATGGCGGTCTGCCTCCTACCACTGAGACCGTTGAAAACGGCTACAAATACGTCACAGAATATAAGTACAATAAAGATGACAAAAAGGTAAAAGTTGTGCGCACTTATAAAATTTCCAAGCAAGTTGTGCCAAAAACTGTAGCTAAACGGCGCACTTGGGCGAAATTTGGTGATTCAAAGAACGACAAACCCGGCCCAAATTCACAAACAACTATGGTGTCTGAAGAAATATTCATGCAATTTCTCAACTCCAAAGAAGAAGAGAAGGCCAATGATCAACTACTTGATCCTTCAAAGAACATTGCCAAATGTCGTATTTGTAATGGTGAGCATTGGTCCGTGAATTGTCCGTACAAAGGCACAGCTATGGATACGAATTTAATGGAAAAGAAGGCTGCAGCTGCTGCGACAGCAGCGGTCGAAGCGCCCAAATCCGGAAAGTATGTGCCACCCTTCCTAAAGGACAGTCAGAAAGGTGGATTAGGCATGCGTGGACGTGATGATACCGCCGCTATCCGTATTTCCAATTTGTCTGAGTCGATGACAGAGGCCGATCTGGATGAATTGGTAAAGAAAATTGGTCAGCATAGCAAAATGTATTTGGCGCGTGACAAGAACACTGGGCTGTGCAAAGGTTTTGCTTATGTACATTTCAAACAACGGAAGGATGCCGCTGCTGCTATTGAAATTCTCAATGGACATGGTTATGATCACTTGATTTTAAATGTGGAATGGTCGAAGCCACAGACCAACTGA